In Candidatus Dormiibacterota bacterium, a single window of DNA contains:
- a CDS encoding glycosyltransferase family 2 protein has product MSDTPAAPPRRAAVASQRVMRGLVVAGVLSVGWWLIWLADWSHAGNPPLYGLLMAAQLFSVIQVLGYWHCIWHRRAPQPAPPSDPAGWDVDVLITTYDEPYDLVAETVAAAVAMNGPHRTWLLDDGRRVEFADMAKRLGAGYLTRKSNRGAKAGNLNAALRRIGGEFIAVLDADHVPRRDMLERLMPWTADPAVAVVQAPQHYANRRNGFVAGGAMEQQDIFFGAILEGKDGCDASFCCGTNMVVRRGALDQIGGFDEDSVTEDAATTVSLHEHGWKTRYVNEIVADGLAPEDLAAYLSQQFRWARGNLQLLLSGRLVRSRLRLGQRLQYAWSAAHYLSCFSSLVYLLLPCLALAFGIQPMGAATTDFVSHFLPYLAISLVVFLHSNDGNLRFRGIQLSFGLFPTYLSALASVVAGRKVGFVVTPKVRQNGSFYRLVWPQLLVMAVLLAAMADGVLHYGGASTVSNECWCVVNLALLRGVVKAAASQPVRRRRIEPVQAASGVAA; this is encoded by the coding sequence GTGAGCGACACGCCCGCGGCTCCCCCCCGCCGGGCGGCGGTCGCGTCGCAGCGGGTCATGCGCGGCCTGGTGGTGGCCGGCGTGCTCTCGGTCGGCTGGTGGCTGATCTGGCTCGCCGACTGGTCGCACGCCGGCAACCCGCCGCTCTACGGGCTGCTGATGGCCGCCCAGCTGTTCAGCGTCATCCAGGTGCTCGGCTACTGGCACTGCATCTGGCACCGGCGCGCACCCCAGCCGGCGCCGCCGTCCGACCCGGCGGGGTGGGACGTCGACGTCCTCATCACCACCTACGACGAGCCCTACGACCTGGTCGCCGAGACCGTGGCCGCCGCGGTGGCGATGAACGGACCCCACCGCACCTGGCTGCTCGACGACGGCCGACGGGTCGAGTTCGCCGACATGGCGAAGCGGCTCGGCGCCGGCTACCTCACCCGCAAGAGCAACCGCGGCGCCAAGGCCGGCAACCTCAACGCCGCGCTGCGGCGGATCGGCGGCGAGTTCATCGCCGTGCTCGACGCCGACCACGTGCCCCGGCGGGACATGCTGGAGCGGCTGATGCCCTGGACCGCGGACCCCGCGGTGGCGGTGGTGCAGGCACCCCAGCACTACGCCAACCGGCGCAACGGCTTCGTCGCCGGCGGTGCGATGGAGCAGCAGGACATCTTCTTCGGGGCCATCCTCGAGGGGAAGGACGGCTGCGACGCGAGCTTCTGCTGCGGCACCAACATGGTGGTGCGGCGCGGCGCCCTCGACCAGATCGGCGGCTTCGACGAGGACTCGGTGACCGAGGACGCCGCCACCACCGTCTCCCTCCACGAGCATGGGTGGAAGACCCGCTACGTCAACGAGATCGTCGCCGACGGCCTCGCTCCCGAGGACCTGGCCGCCTACCTCTCCCAGCAGTTTCGCTGGGCGCGCGGCAACCTCCAGCTGCTGCTCTCCGGCCGGCTCGTGCGGAGCCGCCTCCGGCTCGGCCAGCGGCTCCAGTACGCCTGGTCGGCGGCACACTACCTCTCCTGCTTCTCGAGCCTCGTCTACCTGCTGCTTCCCTGCCTGGCCCTCGCCTTCGGGATCCAGCCGATGGGCGCGGCGACGACCGACTTCGTCTCCCACTTCCTCCCCTACCTGGCGATCTCGCTGGTGGTGTTCCTCCACAGCAACGACGGCAACCTGCGCTTCCGTGGGATCCAGCTGTCCTTCGGCCTCTTCCCGACCTACCTGTCCGCGCTCGCCTCGGTGGTCGCCGGCCGGAAGGTGGGATTCGTGGTCACTCCCAAGGTCCGGCAGAACGGCTCGTTCTACCGGCTGGTGTGGCCCCAGCTCCTGGTGATGGCGGTGCTGCTGGCGGCGATGGCCGACGGCGTGCTGCACTACGGCGGCGCCAGCACGGTGAGCAACGAGTGCTGGTGCGTGGTCAACCTCGCCCTGCTCCGGGGCGTGGTCAAGGCCGCCGCCAGCCAGCCGGTGCGGCGCCGCCGCATCGAGCCGGTGCAGGCGGCGAGCGGAGTGGCGGCATGA